In the genome of Halosolutus amylolyticus, the window TATATAACAAGACTTATTCTTGACTTGGGTCTCGTGAAAGGCAATGAGTACGGACACCGAACGCGTCGAGGAGGGGACGGAAACGTCCTTCCTCGAGACGTGGCGAGACTGGTATCACATCCCCGTCGTCGGGGCCGTGATGCTGTTCATGTTCTGGGTACGGACCCAATCTTACAGCGAGTTCGTGACCGACGACGGGACGCCCGCCCTCGCGGGTGTCGACTCGTGGTACCACTGGCGAACGATCCAGTGGACCGCGGAGAACTACCCGCGAACGATGCCGTACGAGGTCTGGACCGGGTTCCCGACGGGCCAGTACGTCGGGCAGTTCGGGACGCTGTTCGATCAACTCATCGTCACCGTCGCGATGATCGTCGGCCTCGGCGATCCGTCGCCCGAGACCCTCTACACGGTCTCCCTGCTCGCCATTCCGGCTATGGCCGCCCTCGTCGCCGTCCCCGTCTTCTACGCGGGCCGGCGACTCGGCGGCACGATCGGCGGCATCGTCTCCGTGATCGTCCTCGCGCTCGCGCCCGGCCAGTTCTTCGTCCGCTCGACGGTCGGGCAACTCGACCACCACGTCGGCGAGGTCCTGTTCATGGCGATCGCGGTCGTCGCGATGATGGTCGCGCTTCGCGTGGGCGAGGAAGAAAAGCCGATCTACGAACTGGTGGCAGACCGAGACTGGGACGCCCTCCGCAGGCCGGCCATCTACAGTGCCCTCGCCGGGTTCGCACTCGCCCTGTACATCTGGGTCTGGCCGGCGGCGATCGTCCTCGTCGGCATCTTCGGCGTCTTCTTCGCCGTCCAGCTCTCTCTGGACTACGTTCGCGGCGTCTCGCCGGATCACGTCGCATTCGTCGGCGCCGTGAGCCTCGGTGTCACGACCATCGTGACAGCGCTCCTGATCGAGCAATCGGGATTCGGGACGACGGACTTCAGCTTCCTACAGCCGCTCACCGCACTGCTCGTCGCCGTCGGCTGTGTCTTCATGGCCTGGCTCGCTCGTGAGTGGAACAGCCGTGATCTCGAACGCCGGTACTATCCGGCCGCGATCGCCGGCATCGCCGTCGCTGCGATAGCCGTCATGTGGCTCACCCTCCCCGATCTGTACAGCACCCTCATGGGGAACCTCACGAGCCGTCTGCTCCCGCTCGATCCGTCGACGGGAACGCTGACCATCCAGGAGGCACAGCCGCCGGAGAACTTCCTCTCGGAGTACGCGTTCGAGGAGTTCGGCGCGGCCTTCTACACGATGCTCGCCGGCCTCGCACTCCTCGCGGTGCGGCCGTTCCTCGGCCGCGAGTTCCGCGCTGAGTACACCCTGGTCATCGTCTGGTCGCTGTTCCTGCTCAGCATGGCCGCGACGCAGATTCGCTTCGCGTACTACCTCGTGCTCGCGGTGGCGGTCGTCAACGCCGTCTTCGTCGCCGACGTCGTGCGGATCTTCGACCTCGACGTCCAGGGCGGCGTCGATTCGCTCAGGCAGATCGAAACCTACCAGGTCATCGTCCTGTTCATGGTCGTCCTCCTGCTGTTCGCGCCGCTGCTCCCGCCGCTCGCCAGCGCGGGGGTCGTCGAGCGCGGCGACAACACCGGCCCACACAGCGACGCCATGACCTGGGAGCAGTCGACCCACTGGCTCGAGGAGAACACCCCCGAGCCGGGGAACTACGGCGACGCCGAAAACGCCGACCAGCTCGACTACTAC includes:
- a CDS encoding oligosaccharyl transferase, archaeosortase A system-associated, with the translated sequence MSTDTERVEEGTETSFLETWRDWYHIPVVGAVMLFMFWVRTQSYSEFVTDDGTPALAGVDSWYHWRTIQWTAENYPRTMPYEVWTGFPTGQYVGQFGTLFDQLIVTVAMIVGLGDPSPETLYTVSLLAIPAMAALVAVPVFYAGRRLGGTIGGIVSVIVLALAPGQFFVRSTVGQLDHHVGEVLFMAIAVVAMMVALRVGEEEKPIYELVADRDWDALRRPAIYSALAGFALALYIWVWPAAIVLVGIFGVFFAVQLSLDYVRGVSPDHVAFVGAVSLGVTTIVTALLIEQSGFGTTDFSFLQPLTALLVAVGCVFMAWLAREWNSRDLERRYYPAAIAGIAVAAIAVMWLTLPDLYSTLMGNLTSRLLPLDPSTGTLTIQEAQPPENFLSEYAFEEFGAAFYTMLAGLALLAVRPFLGREFRAEYTLVIVWSLFLLSMAATQIRFAYYLVLAVAVVNAVFVADVVRIFDLDVQGGVDSLRQIETYQVIVLFMVVLLLFAPLLPPLASAGVVERGDNTGPHSDAMTWEQSTHWLEENTPEPGNYGDAENADQLDYYGTYNPDDGDYDYPDGAYGVMSWWDYGHLITTQGERIPHSNPFQQNARSSSAYLTAESEAEGELVLDAIASDADVNWGDYDQEELESIVADSDGSGEEIRYVMIDDQMVGGKFSAITQWTGPDRGHYVTPDGYEEGDQIPVSALENASSDAPYHDTMQARLYFDDASGMEHYRLVHENDDYVMAFTSYAIVNTQTGNVLTEDLGTVIDRLVQQQGEGEVEAPEDTAWEPQIYMNQRGGPQQIQQRYSFLQQIPQLELQPFDVRQAAAIKTYERVEGATLTGTVEDEHLRDGNATVRATVELDRNSRLGSLTYQQTATVQEDGSFEMTVPYATDDELGVEDGATNSDVEANGSYSLSVVGPHPEQPLPGVQYEGQTEVPETAVVDGETIDVDLEEVEFEETDPGNESDGNETDAGNETGDDGTAGNETGDNETQTDETAGSIAPIAAEPAH